A genomic segment from Desulfonatronum lacustre DSM 10312 encodes:
- a CDS encoding PAS domain-containing protein, which yields MYATPPLRCNNEPPAGLDFRNIFDNAPIGIFTSTLDGRFTSANLFLARMFGYESPEVLLESVTDIASQIYVDPEDRKQLSRLLEVHDTTIKNECRFRHRDGTVFWGSRNVQAVREQDGRVVSYFGFITDIAGIFQDVAEQRKIENDLRVSEERFRLSMDATSDGVWDWDIQTDQVYYSPGYVRMLGYEASDVPGHLNSWLDLIHPEDKQKAIEANRDCIENRIESFAVEFRMQARDGAWKWIFGRGRAVTRDASGRAIRMIGTHQDITERKQNEEKLLVYKAAVEQSIDGIALADMDGVLRFVNKAWAEMHGYSAEELVGQHLSVSHTPEQMEHEVAPHFETLITTGSWQGELGHARKDGSTFPAYMTTTVLRGEDKPLSVVATVRDITKKVKIRERQRFHNHFRALTAEASSRFVLIHDGDTFDDAVGYVLESLGKLFDVDRSYLLRFSEDLSTMTNTHEWCASGISPQIDRMQNYPTDHFPWMMRRMKGLRPVHIPDVNELPDEAAAERTEFHFQDIQSLLCLPIYCDQKKLIGFMGFDAVRSPHVWHLEQIVLLQMLAEILGSVISRMEAMNALAESEARFRFLAENAGDFIYKMTLPDGVYEYASPSAKAVTGYAQEEFYDNPGLIHTIIHPESRDYLNEQWKSVLEGDESGFFEYRIVDPHGDVRWLSQTNTYLKDDSGSIISLAGIVRDVTKSKNDEEAIRKQTALLEAILDNIPDIMSVKCPDMSIIRYNKAGYRFLGKTKEQVYGRKCYEVIGSKMMCQPCASREAILSKKMVVLEQYLPDLNRHMNCRANPILNADGEVEYTVELIQDITDRKQAEEKINHINQQLHQANAEKDQLLAVIAHDLKSPMSGIVLSMEMLATQPGVMSEVEFRLLATELHKTARNTFELMEDLLQWARLQQGGINYSPTPCNLKDMVDRTISTAQGVAKGKDIGIRVDIAQNLRALIDQPMIRTVIRNILLNALKFTPRGGEIVIRAQQTEQHVTMAIQDNGIGMDERVLSSVFALGEAKRRLGTEGESGTGLGLMLCKQFIERHGGLIWIESSLGQGTTVCFTIAAAPDQAAAIMAVDSWPARPPTGR from the coding sequence ATGTACGCCACCCCACCTCTCAGGTGCAATAACGAACCTCCTGCCGGCCTAGATTTTCGGAACATCTTCGACAACGCCCCCATCGGCATTTTCACGTCCACGCTAGATGGCCGCTTCACCTCGGCGAACCTCTTCCTGGCTCGAATGTTCGGCTATGAGTCGCCCGAGGTGTTGTTGGAGTCAGTTACGGATATTGCCTCTCAAATCTATGTTGACCCGGAAGATCGAAAGCAACTCTCGCGACTCCTGGAAGTTCACGATACAACGATTAAAAATGAATGCCGATTCCGTCATCGTGACGGGACGGTATTTTGGGGCAGCAGGAACGTACAAGCTGTCAGGGAGCAAGACGGAAGAGTCGTGTCTTATTTTGGTTTTATCACGGACATTGCCGGAATTTTTCAGGACGTTGCCGAGCAGAGGAAGATCGAGAACGATTTGCGGGTGAGCGAGGAACGGTTCAGATTAAGCATGGATGCCACCAGTGACGGGGTCTGGGACTGGGATATTCAGACGGACCAAGTCTATTACAGTCCGGGTTATGTCAGGATGCTCGGTTATGAGGCCAGCGATGTTCCCGGACATCTGAACTCATGGCTTGATCTTATCCACCCGGAGGACAAGCAAAAAGCCATTGAAGCGAACAGGGACTGCATTGAAAATAGAATTGAGTCCTTTGCTGTCGAATTTCGCATGCAAGCCAGGGATGGAGCCTGGAAATGGATTTTTGGACGTGGCCGTGCGGTGACAAGGGATGCATCAGGCCGGGCAATTCGCATGATAGGCACCCATCAAGATATTACCGAGCGCAAGCAAAATGAAGAAAAGTTGCTGGTGTACAAGGCGGCAGTGGAACAGTCCATCGATGGTATCGCCTTGGCTGACATGGATGGTGTTCTTCGGTTTGTGAACAAAGCATGGGCAGAGATGCACGGCTACTCTGCTGAAGAACTCGTCGGCCAGCACCTGAGTGTCTCCCACACTCCGGAGCAGATGGAGCATGAAGTCGCTCCTCATTTCGAAACATTGATCACAACCGGCTCGTGGCAAGGCGAGTTGGGGCATGCCCGCAAGGATGGGTCAACGTTTCCGGCGTACATGACGACGACAGTCCTTAGAGGGGAGGATAAGCCGCTCAGTGTGGTTGCTACCGTCCGCGATATTACCAAAAAGGTCAAAATTCGTGAGCGACAGCGTTTCCACAATCACTTCCGCGCCCTGACGGCTGAAGCATCTTCGCGCTTTGTACTGATTCATGATGGCGATACCTTCGATGATGCTGTTGGCTACGTGCTGGAATCACTGGGAAAACTGTTCGATGTGGACCGAAGCTATCTCTTGCGCTTTTCCGAAGACCTCTCCACGATGACCAATACGCACGAGTGGTGCGCTTCCGGTATCTCTCCACAAATTGACCGCATGCAGAACTATCCCACAGACCACTTTCCTTGGATGATGCGTCGCATGAAAGGACTGCGACCGGTGCATATCCCTGATGTGAACGAATTGCCGGACGAGGCAGCCGCGGAAAGGACGGAGTTTCATTTCCAGGACATCCAGTCCTTGCTCTGCCTGCCAATATATTGTGACCAGAAGAAGCTGATCGGTTTCATGGGCTTCGACGCCGTCCGCTCGCCTCATGTCTGGCATTTGGAGCAGATCGTCCTGCTCCAAATGCTTGCCGAGATTCTCGGAAGCGTGATCTCCCGCATGGAAGCCATGAACGCTTTGGCAGAGAGCGAAGCAAGGTTTCGCTTTCTGGCTGAAAACGCCGGAGACTTCATCTATAAAATGACTCTCCCGGATGGCGTATATGAATATGCCAGCCCCTCTGCCAAGGCAGTCACAGGATATGCCCAGGAAGAATTTTATGACAATCCGGGATTGATCCACACGATTATTCATCCTGAAAGCCGCGACTATTTGAACGAGCAGTGGAAATCCGTTCTCGAAGGCGATGAGTCTGGTTTTTTCGAATACCGGATTGTTGATCCTCATGGAGATGTCAGATGGCTTTCCCAGACCAACACCTATCTGAAAGACGATAGCGGGAGCATCATCAGCTTGGCTGGCATTGTCCGTGACGTCACCAAAAGTAAAAATGACGAAGAGGCGATACGCAAGCAAACAGCACTGCTTGAAGCCATTTTGGACAATATTCCGGACATCATGAGCGTCAAGTGTCCGGATATGAGCATCATTCGTTACAACAAGGCCGGATATCGTTTTCTTGGCAAGACCAAGGAGCAGGTTTACGGCAGAAAATGTTACGAAGTCATTGGCAGTAAAATGATGTGTCAGCCATGTGCAAGCCGTGAAGCAATACTATCGAAAAAAATGGTGGTCTTGGAGCAATACTTGCCTGATCTGAATAGACATATGAACTGTCGGGCCAATCCGATTCTGAATGCGGACGGCGAGGTTGAATATACGGTGGAACTGATACAGGACATCACGGATCGCAAGCAGGCGGAGGAGAAAATCAACCACATCAATCAACAGCTTCACCAAGCCAACGCGGAAAAGGACCAGCTTCTCGCCGTCATTGCCCATGATCTCAAGTCCCCCATGTCCGGCATCGTGCTCTCGATGGAAATGCTGGCCACCCAACCTGGGGTAATGTCCGAAGTGGAGTTCCGGCTCCTTGCAACGGAACTGCATAAGACCGCCAGAAACACCTTCGAATTGATGGAAGACCTCCTGCAATGGGCGCGCTTGCAACAGGGAGGCATCAACTACTCGCCCACGCCGTGCAACCTCAAGGATATGGTCGACAGGACAATCTCCACGGCCCAAGGCGTAGCCAAGGGCAAGGACATCGGCATCCGCGTGGACATTGCGCAAAACCTGCGTGCCCTGATCGACCAGCCCATGATCAGGACCGTGATCCGCAATATCCTGTTGAACGCCCTCAAATTCACCCCGCGCGGCGGAGAAATCGTCATCAGGGCTCAGCAGACCGAACAACATGTGACCATGGCGATTCAGGACAACGGCATCGGTATGGACGAACGGGTTCTGTCCTCTGTCTTTGCCCTGGGAGAAGCCAAAAGGCGACTGGGCACTGAAGGCGAAAGTGGAACCGGCCTGGGGCTGATGCTGTGCAAGCAGTTCATCGAACGGCACGGTGGACTCATCTGGATTGAGAGTTCCCTGGGACAGGGCACCACTGTGTGTTTCACCATCGCGGCCGCGCCGGACCAGGCTGCGGCCATCATGGCTGTGGACTCTTGGCCGGCACGTCCGCCAACAGGCAGGTGA
- a CDS encoding sigma-54-dependent transcriptional regulator has translation MAPRQTEQHVGGSKVLVVEDDQSFGQLLSQELDDHDLTARWVDNAEKALAVIQEWHPELVVSDLRLPGIDGLELLQRVRSEEMDNPPDFLLITAFGSISKAVEALKAGAEDFLTKPLDLDHFILTVVRVLKNRALRQEVQRIRDYLSQDAFHGMIGQSPAMRGLFEQIGRVSRADGPVLILGESGTGKELVARAVHAASPRKGAFQAVNCAGIPEQLLESEFFGHKAGAFTGAGKARRGLFAEAESGTLFLDEISEMPLFLQAKLLRILQDGKVRPVGADKEEQVDVRTVAATHRDLEQEVEAGKFREDLFFRLETFTLRLPPLRERGDDLELLAGHFLRRFSIQVDKSIQGFDQKALDILKNYSFPGNVRELRNAMERAVTFCDGTTILPAHLPSRIRDGGSQPTLQSAPLLTAMAASGEHLPTLAQAEQHYIRHVLDAVNGNKRRAAAILDIHRRTLYRKLEQD, from the coding sequence ATGGCACCGCGCCAAACAGAGCAGCATGTCGGCGGCAGCAAGGTGCTGGTCGTCGAGGACGATCAGTCTTTCGGACAGCTCCTGAGTCAGGAACTGGACGACCACGACCTCACCGCCCGCTGGGTGGACAATGCCGAAAAGGCCCTGGCCGTAATCCAGGAATGGCACCCGGAGTTGGTGGTCAGCGATCTGCGATTGCCGGGAATTGACGGTCTGGAGCTGTTGCAACGGGTCAGAAGCGAGGAGATGGACAACCCTCCGGACTTTCTCCTGATCACGGCTTTTGGAAGTATTTCCAAGGCCGTGGAGGCGCTCAAGGCCGGAGCCGAGGACTTCCTGACCAAACCCCTGGATCTGGACCACTTCATCCTGACGGTGGTTCGGGTGTTGAAAAACAGGGCGTTGCGCCAGGAAGTTCAACGCATCCGGGATTATCTGAGCCAGGACGCCTTTCACGGCATGATTGGCCAAAGCCCGGCCATGCGCGGCCTTTTCGAGCAGATCGGCCGCGTGTCCCGAGCCGATGGGCCGGTGCTGATCCTGGGTGAGTCGGGAACGGGCAAGGAATTGGTGGCCAGGGCGGTGCATGCGGCCAGCCCGCGAAAAGGGGCGTTTCAGGCCGTAAACTGTGCCGGCATCCCGGAACAGTTGCTGGAAAGCGAGTTTTTCGGCCACAAAGCCGGCGCCTTTACCGGCGCGGGCAAGGCTCGGCGGGGGCTGTTCGCCGAAGCCGAGAGTGGGACCCTGTTTTTGGACGAAATCTCCGAAATGCCTCTCTTCCTGCAAGCCAAGCTGCTGCGCATCCTCCAGGACGGCAAAGTGCGCCCAGTGGGGGCGGACAAGGAGGAACAGGTCGATGTCCGCACCGTGGCCGCCACCCACCGGGACCTGGAGCAGGAGGTCGAGGCCGGAAAATTTCGCGAGGACCTTTTTTTTCGTCTGGAGACATTCACCCTCAGACTCCCGCCTTTGCGGGAACGCGGTGACGATCTGGAGCTGTTGGCCGGTCACTTCCTGCGTCGATTCAGCATCCAAGTGGACAAGAGCATCCAAGGATTTGATCAAAAAGCCCTGGATATTCTTAAAAACTATTCTTTTCCGGGAAATGTGCGCGAACTGCGAAACGCCATGGAACGAGCCGTAACCTTTTGCGACGGGACCACCATTCTACCCGCCCACCTTCCCAGTCGGATCAGGGACGGCGGCAGCCAGCCGACCTTGCAATCAGCCCCGCTCTTGACGGCCATGGCCGCGAGCGGAGAACATCTGCCCACCCTGGCCCAGGCTGAACAACACTACATTCGCCATGTCCTGGACGCAGTGAACGGCAACAAACGCCGCGCCGCCGCCATCCTCGACATCCACCGCCGCACGCTCTACCGGAAGCTCGAGCAGGACTGA
- a CDS encoding sensor histidine kinase, whose amino-acid sequence MLPRIPALSDYFSLRTALVISVVLPLALAMGLTGYLLLQLVERNIEHRMQKDLELVARALQLPLSHSMELDRKGSVLRAVESAFSIGRVYSAYVYDRQGRLIASAGRSEPTPEQDRLTELAADGKQRGEYGHVAGREVFSYFVPLSDSGGKVNGLLQLTRRKSDIQEDVRALRVRVALGLGLGLLGMSGLVLFGHHRALGRHLSSLGTSISRVTQGDRGHRFWPHGPGEIVTIGRQFNRMLDTIEEAKAELRERRIRQVQLQAQLRQAEKLAAIGQLAAGVAHELGTPLSVVSGKAQRALRKADLDAGVVETLRDIRREVDRMEHIIRQLLDFSRGNALRKKPTSLVQLIRSALSATSEEADKHRTHLETAFPLNETNETFQINLDAVRMEQALVNLIRNAVQSASGGRVVVSWGREGDQAWMQVDDDGPGIADEIKSKLFEPFFTTKSVGHGTGLGLAVVHGILRDHGGGIDVGKSRLGGAFFRIWLPVDHQPTIRVEER is encoded by the coding sequence ATGCTCCCTCGTATTCCGGCGTTGTCCGACTACTTCAGTCTGCGTACAGCCCTGGTCATCTCCGTCGTCCTGCCCCTGGCCCTGGCCATGGGGCTGACCGGTTACCTGCTCCTGCAGCTCGTGGAGCGAAATATCGAGCACCGGATGCAAAAGGATCTGGAGCTGGTGGCCAGGGCGCTGCAATTGCCGCTCAGCCACTCAATGGAACTGGACCGCAAAGGCAGCGTCCTGAGGGCCGTAGAGTCCGCCTTTTCCATCGGCAGGGTCTACAGTGCGTATGTGTATGATCGGCAGGGGCGCCTGATCGCCTCGGCCGGGCGAAGCGAACCAACGCCGGAGCAGGACCGGCTGACCGAGCTGGCCGCGGACGGCAAGCAGCGCGGGGAGTACGGACATGTGGCCGGGCGAGAGGTTTTCTCGTACTTCGTTCCGCTGAGCGACTCCGGCGGCAAGGTCAACGGCCTGCTCCAACTGACCCGGCGAAAAAGCGACATCCAGGAGGATGTCCGGGCTCTTCGCGTCCGCGTCGCACTGGGTCTGGGCTTGGGGTTGCTGGGCATGTCCGGGCTCGTGCTCTTCGGGCACCACCGCGCCCTGGGCCGCCACCTCTCCAGCCTGGGAACCAGCATCTCCAGGGTGACCCAGGGGGACCGGGGCCATCGTTTTTGGCCCCACGGACCAGGGGAAATCGTGACCATCGGTCGGCAATTCAACCGCATGCTGGATACCATTGAAGAGGCCAAGGCCGAACTCCGGGAGCGACGCATCAGACAGGTCCAATTGCAGGCCCAATTGCGTCAGGCCGAAAAACTGGCCGCCATCGGGCAGCTGGCCGCCGGCGTGGCCCATGAACTGGGTACGCCCTTGAGCGTCGTCAGCGGCAAGGCGCAACGCGCCTTGCGCAAGGCCGACCTGGACGCCGGGGTCGTGGAGACGCTGCGCGACATTCGCCGGGAAGTAGACCGTATGGAACACATCATCCGCCAGCTTCTGGATTTCAGTCGCGGCAACGCATTACGCAAAAAACCGACCTCCCTGGTGCAACTGATCCGCTCCGCCTTGTCCGCGACAAGCGAAGAAGCCGACAAGCACCGGACTCATCTGGAAACGGCCTTTCCCTTGAACGAGACAAATGAAACCTTCCAGATCAACCTGGATGCGGTGCGCATGGAGCAGGCCCTGGTCAACCTGATCCGCAACGCCGTCCAGTCCGCTTCCGGTGGGCGGGTCGTCGTTTCCTGGGGCAGGGAAGGCGACCAGGCGTGGATGCAGGTGGATGACGACGGTCCGGGCATTGCTGATGAAATAAAATCCAAGTTGTTTGAACCGTTCTTCACGACCAAAAGCGTCGGCCATGGCACCGGGCTGGGTTTGGCAGTGGTTCACGGTATTCTTCGAGACCACGGCGGAGGCATCGATGTCGGCAAGAGTCGGCTGGGCGGAGCATTCTTTCGCATCTGGCTGCCCGTTGACCACCAACCCACGATCCGTGTTGAGGAGAGATGA
- a CDS encoding DUF4168 domain-containing protein: MKKLILLLTGSTLTCLLVLALSVGVHAQTGQAEGQQMMQQPGTTAQFSDAELQKVATAYLEIHEIRMELQETLAGVTDPESAQQMQEQAGAAMVQAVQDSGLDVDTYNQVMQEVQVSTELQEKMASKLDQMQ; the protein is encoded by the coding sequence ATGAAGAAGTTAATTTTGCTGCTGACCGGATCGACCCTCACCTGTTTGCTCGTTTTGGCCTTGAGCGTGGGCGTTCACGCCCAAACTGGTCAAGCCGAAGGACAGCAGATGATGCAGCAACCTGGAACCACGGCTCAATTCAGTGATGCCGAGCTTCAAAAAGTAGCGACCGCATACCTGGAAATTCATGAGATTCGCATGGAATTGCAGGAAACCCTGGCCGGGGTGACTGATCCGGAGTCCGCACAGCAAATGCAGGAGCAGGCGGGAGCCGCCATGGTCCAGGCCGTCCAGGACAGCGGGTTGGACGTGGACACGTATAATCAGGTCATGCAGGAAGTGCAGGTGAGCACCGAGTTGCAGGAAAAGATGGCGTCCAAGCTGGACCAGATGCAGTAG
- a CDS encoding tRNA-binding protein: MAEETISWQDFERVEIRVGTVVDARPFPEARKPAYIVEVDFGPEVGRKRTSAQVTDHYAPEELIGRQVVGVTNFPVKRIGPIRSEFLLTGFYRPDGGVILAVPDKPVPNGAKLG, encoded by the coding sequence ATGGCCGAGGAGACCATTTCCTGGCAAGATTTCGAACGGGTGGAGATACGCGTGGGCACGGTGGTGGACGCACGGCCTTTTCCCGAGGCCCGCAAACCGGCCTACATCGTGGAGGTGGATTTCGGCCCGGAAGTCGGCCGCAAACGGACCAGTGCCCAGGTCACGGACCATTACGCACCGGAGGAACTCATCGGTCGGCAGGTGGTCGGGGTAACCAACTTCCCGGTCAAGCGGATCGGCCCGATCCGGTCCGAATTCCTGCTGACCGGCTTCTACCGCCCGGACGGAGGGGTGATTCTGGCCGTCCCGGATAAGCCCGTCCCCAACGGGGCCAAGCTGGGGTGA